One stretch of Aquimarina sp. Aq107 DNA includes these proteins:
- a CDS encoding alpha/beta fold hydrolase: MFFKSKEGKEKILNLYHQKLNGLSIDYFEKLIDTKFGITNVIRVGNTNLPPLVLIHGTGGCAPLILESFPNLSSKYCVYAIDVLAQPNKSAEQKLDMKSLDYGQWLLEVIIKLRIKDVTLVGFSFGGLISLKALEFSEISIKEVFLIAPVYIVNGNPFLGLIKMFIPLKKFIKTNDQHYIKKIMDVLFSEYDDFAVAYMSITFQNCNMDFSSLPIIAKKFAQQIKTPITIFACENDIMFPGKKMIRRAKKIFPSLKETILLSRSKHVPNATNFNKIEKIILNKNK; the protein is encoded by the coding sequence ATGTTTTTTAAATCAAAAGAAGGAAAGGAAAAGATACTAAACCTATATCATCAAAAGCTAAACGGCTTATCAATAGATTATTTTGAAAAATTAATAGATACCAAATTTGGTATAACGAATGTAATACGTGTCGGAAACACTAATTTACCACCTCTTGTATTAATTCATGGTACAGGTGGCTGTGCACCTTTAATTTTAGAATCATTTCCTAATTTATCTTCTAAATACTGTGTTTATGCCATTGATGTGCTTGCTCAACCTAACAAGAGTGCAGAACAAAAGTTAGATATGAAATCTCTTGATTATGGACAATGGTTGTTGGAAGTCATCATAAAACTAAGAATTAAAGATGTAACGTTGGTAGGCTTTTCTTTTGGAGGGTTAATTAGTCTAAAGGCGCTAGAGTTTAGTGAAATATCTATAAAAGAAGTCTTTCTAATAGCACCGGTTTATATTGTAAATGGAAATCCCTTTCTAGGCTTAATTAAGATGTTTATACCACTAAAAAAATTCATAAAAACCAATGATCAACATTACATTAAAAAAATAATGGATGTCCTTTTTTCTGAATATGACGATTTTGCAGTAGCGTATATGTCGATTACTTTTCAAAATTGTAATATGGACTTTTCATCATTACCTATCATAGCTAAAAAATTTGCTCAACAAATAAAAACACCTATTACCATTTTCGCCTGTGAAAACGACATTATGTTCCCTGGTAAAAAAATGATAAGAAGAGCCAAAAAGATTTTCCCTTCTTTAAAAGAGACCATATTATTAAGTAGGTCCAAACATGTACCAAATGCAACAAATTTTAATAAAATAGAAAAGATAATTCTAAATAAAAATAAGTAA